From the genome of Virgibacillus siamensis, one region includes:
- a CDS encoding ATP-binding protein produces the protein MFWRSVVGKLAITILLLVSFVLFILTILLLEFFENFHVEEAENEMMQTATKVRQMIEQYDDRKLAYTTTERIKDPATHIAVVYGDGDFWASQSIDNLHELDEAWYRNKESLKAVFNKGQNVKKQMRLPKTQEQVMLVGTPIHNNGAVFVYQSLDVVNKTKAETTKIILLAAGIAIILTTIFAFFLSTRITSPLIKMREAAFDLTRGEFNTKVPILTHDEIGELAVAFNRMGRQLKFHINALRQEKEQLSGIVSSMADGVITLNRNGDMLVSNPPADRFIENLYYKNNLSLSDENNKLPDPLFGILEEVIQEEKEAIHEINIQGRTWVMIMTPLYDQSYVRGAVAVIRDMTEERRLDKLREDFIANVSHELRTPISMLQGYSEAIVDNVAESGEEKNELAQIIYEESLRMGRLVNELLDLARMEAGQIHLNLEKVELDSYVERIVKKFAGLANDNKVNLELNKKLTKNKIEIDPDRIEQVFTNLIDNAIRHTGEGGNVTVTVETNTDELTVSISDDGSGIPEEDLPFVFERFYKADKSRVRNSKKKGTGLGLAIAKNIMDAHHGTITVNSIDKEGTTFVFKLPLKD, from the coding sequence ATGTTTTGGCGGAGTGTAGTTGGGAAACTGGCAATAACTATTTTATTGCTGGTTTCTTTTGTATTATTTATTTTAACAATCTTACTTTTGGAGTTTTTTGAGAATTTTCATGTGGAAGAGGCAGAAAATGAAATGATGCAAACGGCAACAAAAGTAAGACAGATGATTGAGCAATATGATGATCGGAAATTAGCTTATACGACGACTGAACGGATAAAAGATCCGGCCACACATATTGCAGTTGTCTACGGAGACGGTGATTTTTGGGCATCACAGAGTATCGATAATCTTCATGAGCTTGATGAAGCCTGGTATCGAAATAAGGAATCTTTAAAAGCTGTTTTTAATAAAGGACAAAATGTAAAGAAGCAGATGCGACTCCCGAAAACGCAGGAACAAGTCATGCTTGTCGGAACACCAATTCATAATAATGGGGCTGTATTTGTCTATCAGTCACTAGATGTTGTCAATAAAACCAAAGCAGAGACAACAAAAATCATTTTGCTGGCGGCAGGGATTGCGATTATTTTGACAACGATATTTGCTTTCTTTCTGTCCACGAGAATTACTTCACCACTGATCAAAATGCGGGAAGCTGCCTTTGATCTGACCAGAGGTGAATTTAATACAAAAGTGCCAATCCTGACACATGACGAAATAGGTGAACTTGCGGTTGCGTTTAATCGGATGGGACGTCAACTGAAGTTCCATATTAATGCCTTAAGGCAGGAGAAAGAGCAATTGTCGGGAATCGTGAGTTCAATGGCAGATGGTGTCATCACATTAAACCGGAATGGCGATATGCTTGTATCTAATCCTCCTGCAGACAGATTCATTGAAAATCTCTATTACAAAAATAATTTATCCTTAAGTGATGAAAATAACAAATTGCCAGATCCGTTGTTCGGAATCTTAGAAGAGGTTATTCAGGAGGAAAAAGAAGCAATCCATGAAATAAATATTCAAGGACGTACCTGGGTCATGATTATGACACCTTTGTATGATCAGTCTTATGTACGCGGGGCAGTCGCTGTAATCCGGGATATGACAGAAGAGCGCCGGTTGGATAAACTGCGTGAAGATTTTATCGCCAATGTTTCGCATGAATTACGTACACCAATCTCCATGCTGCAAGGGTATAGTGAGGCAATTGTTGATAATGTTGCCGAAAGCGGAGAAGAAAAGAATGAGCTTGCGCAAATTATTTACGAAGAATCCTTGAGAATGGGTAGGCTGGTCAACGAATTACTTGATCTTGCCCGAATGGAAGCCGGCCAGATTCATCTTAACTTGGAAAAGGTCGAATTGGATTCGTATGTGGAGCGAATCGTTAAAAAATTTGCCGGCCTTGCAAACGATAATAAGGTAAACCTGGAATTGAATAAGAAATTAACTAAAAATAAAATTGAAATTGACCCGGACCGTATTGAACAGGTCTTTACCAATCTGATTGACAACGCAATCCGGCATACGGGTGAAGGCGGTAACGTTACGGTAACGGTTGAAACCAATACGGATGAATTGACAGTATCCATTTCGGATGATGGAAGCGGCATTCCTGAAGAAGACCTTCCATTTGTATTTGAACGATTTTACAAAGCGGACAAATCCCGTGTCCGAAATTCTAAAAAGAAGGGTACAGGGCTTGGATTGGCAATAGCTAAAAATATTATGGACGCCCATCATGGAACAATCACCGTGAACAGTATTGACAAAGAAGGTACAACATTTGTCTTTAAACTTCCGTTGAAAGATTGA
- a CDS encoding response regulator transcription factor: METNARVLVVDDEERIRRLIKMYLEKEDFMVEEAENGSEALQQALENDYDVILLDIMMPEMDGIKVTEELRKEKSTPIIMLTAKGEEANRVQGFEVGTDDYIVKPFSPREVVLRVKALLRRVSSGDFRDGAPTKNLLVFPHLTIDHDAHRVTADGKEVALTPKEYELLCFLAKSPDKVFNRELLLKEVWEYEFFGDLRTVDTHVKRLREKLNNVSADAAKMIVTVWGVGYKFEVDDV; this comes from the coding sequence ATGGAAACAAATGCCAGGGTATTGGTTGTTGATGATGAAGAAAGGATTCGTCGTTTAATTAAGATGTATCTGGAAAAAGAAGATTTCATGGTTGAAGAGGCTGAAAACGGTTCTGAAGCATTGCAGCAGGCACTTGAAAATGATTACGATGTTATTTTACTCGATATAATGATGCCTGAAATGGATGGAATCAAAGTGACAGAGGAATTGCGAAAGGAAAAATCCACACCAATTATTATGTTGACAGCGAAAGGCGAGGAAGCCAATCGCGTTCAGGGATTTGAGGTAGGTACGGATGATTATATTGTAAAACCATTCAGTCCACGGGAAGTTGTGCTGCGTGTGAAAGCATTGTTAAGACGGGTTTCATCGGGCGATTTCCGTGATGGTGCACCAACCAAAAATTTATTGGTATTTCCACATCTGACGATTGATCATGATGCCCATCGGGTAACAGCTGATGGAAAGGAAGTTGCTCTGACACCGAAGGAATATGAACTGCTTTGTTTCCTGGCCAAGTCTCCTGATAAAGTATTTAACCGTGAACTCTTGTTGAAAGAAGTATGGGAGTATGAATTCTTTGGGGACTTGCGAACAGTAGATACACACGTGAAACGCTTAAGAGAAAAGCTGAATAATGTATCCGCAGACGCCGCAAAAATGATTGTCACTGTATGGGGTGTCGGATATAAATTTGAGGTAGATGATGTCTGA
- the ccsB gene encoding c-type cytochrome biogenesis protein CcsB: protein METLLNISNISLYTAFVLYLIATLFFGATIKGKKAADDSKKGKAGTIGITFTIIGFASQLVYFITRWVVSGHVPVSNLFEFMTFFGMGLVLAFIIIYFIYRLPVLGVFALPIALTVLGFASMFPSEISPLVASLRHWMLYVHVTTVALGEAILSISFVAGLIYLIRQIDQTKATKRTAWLEVILFSIFVLIGFSVISVTFSSIGYEAQFEYTKDGATLTADYPLPAIAGPHEGKLVTEGTMEPWFETPEWMRGADAARKFNTVIWSIFTGFVIYILARLITRKRIGAAIQPLLKKVKPDLLDEVSYRAVAIGFPVFTLGGLIFASIWAQIAWDRFWGWDPKEVWALVTWFFYAAFLHLRLSRGWHGEKSAWLAVGGFAIIMFNLVAVNLVLAGLHSYA from the coding sequence ATGGAAACATTGCTTAATATAAGTAATATATCGCTATACACGGCATTTGTCCTTTATCTGATTGCCACACTTTTCTTTGGGGCAACAATCAAAGGAAAAAAAGCGGCTGATGATTCAAAAAAGGGTAAAGCTGGAACTATAGGGATTACCTTTACAATCATAGGTTTTGCTTCACAATTAGTCTACTTTATTACAAGATGGGTTGTCAGTGGACATGTTCCAGTGAGCAATCTGTTTGAGTTTATGACGTTTTTCGGGATGGGGCTTGTACTGGCTTTTATCATTATATATTTTATTTACCGATTGCCGGTGCTGGGAGTATTTGCGCTTCCAATTGCACTCACAGTACTCGGTTTTGCCAGTATGTTCCCAAGCGAAATTTCACCTCTTGTGGCATCATTACGGCATTGGATGCTTTATGTTCACGTAACAACGGTGGCTTTGGGTGAAGCGATTCTCTCCATCAGTTTCGTTGCCGGGCTGATTTATTTGATCCGGCAAATCGATCAGACAAAAGCGACTAAACGGACAGCATGGCTTGAAGTGATTCTGTTTTCCATATTTGTATTGATTGGATTTAGTGTTATCTCTGTTACATTCAGTTCAATCGGCTATGAAGCTCAGTTCGAATATACAAAAGATGGTGCTACATTAACGGCAGATTATCCGCTTCCGGCAATCGCAGGTCCGCATGAGGGAAAACTCGTCACGGAAGGCACTATGGAACCATGGTTTGAAACGCCCGAATGGATGCGCGGAGCAGATGCTGCACGGAAATTTAATACAGTTATCTGGTCAATTTTTACCGGATTTGTTATCTATATACTTGCTCGTTTAATTACCCGTAAACGTATCGGAGCAGCGATTCAACCACTCTTGAAAAAGGTAAAACCGGATTTACTGGATGAAGTTTCTTACCGCGCTGTTGCCATTGGGTTTCCGGTTTTCACACTGGGCGGATTAATATTTGCATCCATCTGGGCCCAAATTGCCTGGGATCGATTCTGGGGATGGGATCCGAAAGAAGTGTGGGCATTAGTAACCTGGTTTTTCTATGCAGCTTTTCTGCATTTGCGGCTGTCAAGAGGATGGCATGGTGAAAAATCTGCCTGGCTCGCAGTTGGCGGGTTCGCCATTATCATGTTTAATCTGGTAGCAGTAAATCTTGTCCTTGCCGGTTTGCATTCCTATGCATAG
- the resB gene encoding cytochrome c biogenesis protein ResB has translation MNNIKCECGHVNPEGTVLCEACGKPIEGNQHIDGNDQKKLLNMRYDGSARRSQTYNKSIVDKTWNFFSSVKVGVWLIVLALVASALGTIFPQEMYIPASAESRDPSIYYEQTYGILGQIYYQLGFHNLYSSAWYLILIALIGISLVICSIDRFVPLYKALKIQKAKRHETFLSRQRLFSKTDHVSAEEKDQLVNAMKDKRYKVRNEDGHILAEKGRFSRWGPYVNHIGLIIILIAALLRMTTPMYLDEYVWVREGEQTVIPGTDGEYYIKNKDFILETYSEDNEKFKAALKKEGQVVKNYQTNAVVYKEAENSIPGSEQKLNKVAEGKIRMNHPLKFDGYTLYQAGYQRNEFTEMTFKIHKKNDPKEKSLGNITIDLTSPKKEYKLDNGFRVVMDQYYPDYYLDNGEPKSKTKYPRNPAFVFFIYPPGSEKAEVSFVGIGKNVDPSKNNDYKLGIQDFQMRDVSGLTVRRDYTLPLFIIGAVIFMIGVIQGMYWQHRRIWIRPKDEGILMAAHTNKNWYGIKKDIEGIIDGTNVKMTEDQQELEELS, from the coding sequence ATGAACAACATAAAGTGTGAATGCGGACATGTGAATCCGGAAGGTACCGTGCTTTGTGAAGCCTGCGGTAAACCGATTGAAGGTAATCAGCATATTGACGGAAATGATCAAAAAAAATTGCTGAATATGCGATATGACGGCAGTGCCCGCAGATCACAGACTTATAATAAATCAATTGTCGATAAAACCTGGAATTTCTTTTCTTCTGTAAAAGTGGGAGTCTGGTTAATTGTTCTTGCACTGGTAGCTTCGGCACTCGGCACCATTTTTCCGCAGGAGATGTATATTCCGGCAAGCGCGGAGTCAAGAGATCCTTCCATATATTACGAACAGACATATGGTATACTGGGTCAAATATATTATCAGCTGGGATTTCATAATTTGTACAGTTCCGCATGGTATCTGATTCTAATTGCTTTAATTGGAATCTCATTGGTGATTTGCAGCATTGACAGGTTTGTTCCTTTATATAAGGCATTAAAAATTCAAAAAGCAAAACGGCACGAAACATTTTTAAGCAGACAGCGCCTGTTCAGCAAGACAGATCACGTGAGTGCGGAAGAAAAGGATCAGCTTGTTAACGCAATGAAAGATAAACGTTACAAAGTACGAAATGAAGATGGACATATTTTGGCCGAAAAGGGGAGATTTTCCCGCTGGGGTCCATATGTCAACCATATTGGTCTCATTATTATTCTAATTGCAGCTTTACTGCGGATGACCACGCCGATGTATTTGGATGAATATGTCTGGGTCAGGGAAGGTGAACAGACTGTTATCCCGGGAACGGACGGGGAATATTACATAAAGAATAAAGATTTCATCCTTGAGACATATTCCGAGGACAATGAGAAATTTAAGGCAGCATTGAAAAAAGAAGGACAGGTCGTGAAGAATTACCAAACCAATGCAGTTGTTTACAAAGAGGCGGAAAATTCCATTCCCGGTTCTGAACAGAAATTGAATAAAGTGGCGGAAGGTAAAATCCGAATGAATCACCCGCTGAAATTTGACGGATACACTTTATACCAGGCCGGCTATCAACGAAATGAATTCACGGAAATGACCTTTAAAATTCACAAAAAAAATGATCCAAAAGAAAAATCACTTGGCAATATTACGATTGATTTAACTTCACCAAAGAAGGAGTATAAACTGGATAATGGTTTCCGGGTAGTTATGGACCAATATTATCCTGACTACTATTTGGATAATGGTGAACCAAAATCCAAAACAAAATATCCGCGAAATCCGGCATTCGTATTTTTCATTTACCCTCCAGGAAGTGAAAAGGCAGAAGTAAGTTTTGTCGGCATCGGCAAAAATGTGGATCCAAGTAAAAATAATGATTATAAACTTGGAATACAAGACTTTCAGATGCGTGATGTCAGCGGACTGACCGTACGGCGTGATTATACGCTGCCGCTATTTATTATTGGAGCTGTTATTTTTATGATTGGTGTCATACAAGGTATGTATTGGCAGCATCGACGAATTTGGATTCGTCCGAAAGATGAAGGGATATTGATGGCGGCCCATACGAATAAAAACTGGTACGGTATCAAAAAGGATATTGAAGGCATCATCGATGGAACCAATGTCAAAATGACAGAAGACCAGCAGGAACTGGAAGAACTATCCTAA